In Zingiber officinale cultivar Zhangliang chromosome 3A, Zo_v1.1, whole genome shotgun sequence, the DNA window AGGCAGCAAGAACCTTTCCACGATGAGACCTGATACCCTTCCAAAGAGGCTTCAACACTGAATCAAAGCTTTCAATTCCATAAGGAGCAGCTGCTTCTGCAAGTGCTGCAAGAGACAAGGCAGTAATTGTTCTCACCTTTTGGTTCTCATCACTAAGACCCTGCTCTATAATTTCCACCAGAGACCTAAGATGTGGCAGCACAGCACATCCCATGAGAATAGCAATCTGCTGGACAATCTTAATCCCAGTGTGCCGTGCTTGCCAAGATTTCTTACTCTGACAAACAGCCTTCAGAAATGGTAACAAAGCAGGAATACCTAAAGCAGAAGCCACAACACTGAAAGCTCGTGCTGTTGTATTCCTCACGTACTCATCTATATTATCAATATCCGGCCTCATGGCAGCAATCATAGTTGCAAGACCAGCTGCTTTGCTGAGGTTGGAGATTATCTCTCTTCCTTCAACACGGGCATAGTAATCCTCATCAATTAGAAGAGGCTCTATAACCACAAGGATCTTATGAACAAAAGGCCTGACCAACTCATCCAACTTATATAGAATCCTGTCAATAACTTTTACCAGAAGATGACGCTCTTGATCTTCAAGTGTCGGCTGCATGAGCAAAGGCAGAATTTTGTTGAACAGTGGGCCAGCTCCGAACTCTCTGGACTTATCTGTAAGTTGTCTCAGGGCTGTTTTCCTCTGTGGAGGAGTACCATTCTTCACCTTCAGCAATAGCTTCATGATCTTTCTTTCCTTCTGCTCTTCTGGAGACAGCtgttcctcctcttcttcattCAGTAGAGCCCCAAAGTATTGGTAGTCCTCTTGTTTCATGAACGGCAAGCCCCCAGGTGCCTCCTTTGGGACATCAAACTGTTGCCCACGGTTTTCCTCTGGTATCGAATAAAGTGGCGTACCCATTGGAGTAGGTGTAGCCAAGAGTTTCCTTGCAGGAGTCCTGATGGGAACATAGGATGCGGGAGGATTCAATATCTTGTACCCTTCCTGTGGAAACATAGCATCGAGCTCCTCATCTGTCAATGGCCTATTTCTATCTTCAATGTCCCTCTCCCACCGCAACAGATTAAACTGTTCCGGAGTCATAGCACCTCGAAGGTTTATTGCACCAGGTGTCGGAGTGGCAAGATCAACACCACCAACAGGAGTGACACCAGGAGTGAATGCTGCAGCAGGAGTCACAGCGCCAGGTAATGGCGTGGCACTGCCCATGGTTGCAGGAGTCTCATCccaccttgacctttggcgcttAGGCGTTGGTGTTGCAAGCCCAGCAAGCTTGGGAGTAGCATCCCATGTCATACCAGCTGGCGTAGCACCAGGGGTGACACCACCTGCGGCAGGAGTAGCATCGGCATCAGCAAGTCTCCCAGGGGTAGGAGTTTCATCCCATCTGTTTCTGCGTGAGATAGAGGGCGTTGCATCCGCAACCCTCCCTGGAGTCGGTGTTGCATCCCACCGCCCAATCCCAGGGGTGGAATCGGGAGCATCCCAGTCAGATGACACCGAGCTTGGCTTTGCCTTCTTGGCAGCGCCTCCATCAGCCTCCTGGGATTGGTCCCACCTGTTCCTCCTCTTCTGCGCCGTAGGGGCTGGCTCAGCAGcagccttctccttctcctcctccttcttcttagcTATCTCCTTCAAAATGTCCTCTTTCTGTCGCTGCAAGGCCTGCTCCCGCATCACATCTGCATACGTCCTAACTGCGGGGTCTGGCGTAGCTTCCCCGGAGGCAAATGGATCGTTCCTATCAGGTGAAATGATCCTCTGAAGCCTCCGGCGCCGGTAGTCATCCTCCCGGTCGATGATCCGCTGCGGCTTCTTGAACCCCGAATCTTCGTCGCCATCCGGCACCCTGGGGATCTCCTTGAGAGACTTGGGGCCGGTGTAGGAGGCCATCCGGCGAGCTAGCTCGCGGCTGTCGCCGTCCTGCTCCTCCTCCTCGTCGTTGACGGCGATGGAGCGCTCGTAGCCCTCGAAACGGTCGGGGCCCCCGCCGTAAAGGTCGGAGTCGAAGGTGACGGAGGTGAGCATAGCAACATCTTCCATCTTCCGTCGTTCCTCCTGCGCCTTGGTGATCTCCTCGTCCAAATTATCCATCGGAGTCGATCTATCGAAGACTGACGCAGAGAAGGAGCTCGAAATCAAGATCGAGTGGAATCGAGGATTTGGGAAGCCAATAAACCACCCTTCTAGGGTTTGGGATAGATCGAAGCCAGGATTTGGGAACTCTGTGGGACCACCGACTCCGatgatatttttaatttattattccattattaaaatgcttttaaatataatttaatagtaatttaaaattataaaaaaaaaccttAAACAAGTAATGGATTTTGTGAAGCCCAAATTGTAGCCTCTAGGCCCATTTCAATAACCCAAATCATAGGCGCTGTTCTGGAGAATTCCAGAGAGGGCTCGAAGGACACGCGACAGATTCCCCCCGTCGCGCTTATAATCCATCAATGGCGCAGAAGCGCCCCACTCTTGTGGCTTGGAGCAGCGACGGAGGCGTTGAGCAAAGGAGTAGCTTTCCTGTGGGATCTTGATTCGGTTGGATTTCGTTCCGGAAGATTAGGAGATCGACGGAGACCCGGTGGCACGGCGCAGTTCTGCCGCATGAAGACGAAGCGGAAAGACTTGGATGAGGCGTGCGACGAGTTTATGGAGTTCTCTCTCTCGTCCCCGGCGAGAAAGATACGAAGATTGGTAGGCAACTCATCCTGAATTCGAATTTCGTGTCTTTTCCCTTTCATTGTCGGGCGCGGACGCTTGTTCCTTGATTTAGTACTCGAAATCGTGGCGATCTTTTGAGTTTGGGATAGTTGGAAGAATTTTGATGGGGATTTCGAAGAACCGTTGTGTGTTCAATTCTCTATTTTCAGATTTGGTTTATTCGAAACAACGAAAGTGTGGAATAGAAAACAAaacattaaaaatcaatttcgaTCCGTCCTAAGCTTTGGCTCCCGATTTATTTCTCCGTTTCTTGGTGCCTTTTACATAGTTTCCTGAACAGTCGATCTTCCCTGGATGTTACAGAAATCATTTTAATGTATAATTTTAGCTTAAATCTTCGAAAATAACTGCGGATCTCAAGTTCGTGTTCTTATTTTTTCTGAAGGATCCCGATGAGTTTTCACCGATCGTGGAAGAGGTTGAAACAGCATCCGCTACGGAATTTGATGACTCAGTTTCTAGTGTCAGCGGCGACGATTTCCTGCCGAGTTCGGAATCCTTGCACAAGGAGGACTCGCCTCCGTATCCTTCCAACGACGAGAGAGCCATCGTTCTCTACAAGCACGTGGAGTCACCAATATTCTTGTCCCCTGGTTCATCTAATCTGTCTGTTCGCGTCACCTCGGACTTAATCCATGCTCTCAAGAGTAAGCCCTCGGAGAAAAGAGGGGATTTCTCGCAATGCGTTTC includes these proteins:
- the LOC122051765 gene encoding splicing factor 3B subunit 1-like, translating into MDNLDEEITKAQEERRKMEDVAMLTSVTFDSDLYGGGPDRFEGYERSIAVNDEEEEQDGDSRELARRMASYTGPKSLKEIPRVPDGDEDSGFKKPQRIIDREDDYRRRRLQRIISPDRNDPFASGEATPDPAVRTYADVMREQALQRQKEDILKEIAKKKEEEKEKAAAEPAPTAQKRRNRWDQSQEADGGAAKKAKPSSVSSDWDAPDSTPGIGRWDATPTPGRVADATPSISRRNRWDETPTPGRLADADATPAAGGVTPGATPAGMTWDATPKLAGLATPTPKRQRSRWDETPATMGSATPLPGAVTPAAAFTPGVTPVGGVDLATPTPGAINLRGAMTPEQFNLLRWERDIEDRNRPLTDEELDAMFPQEGYKILNPPASYVPIRTPARKLLATPTPMGTPLYSIPEENRGQQFDVPKEAPGGLPFMKQEDYQYFGALLNEEEEEQLSPEEQKERKIMKLLLKVKNGTPPQRKTALRQLTDKSREFGAGPLFNKILPLLMQPTLEDQERHLLVKVIDRILYKLDELVRPFVHKILVVIEPLLIDEDYYARVEGREIISNLSKAAGLATMIAAMRPDIDNIDEYVRNTTARAFSVVASALGIPALLPFLKAVCQSKKSWQARHTGIKIVQQIAILMGCAVLPHLRSLVEIIEQGLSDENQKVRTITALSLAALAEAAAPYGIESFDSVLKPLWKGIRSHRGKVLAAFLKAIGFIIPLMDAVYASYYTKEVMIILIREFQSPDEEMKKIVLKVVKQCVSTEGVESDYIRNDILPEFFRNFWVRRMALDRRNYKQLVETTVEIANKVGVADIVGRIVEDLKDESEPYRRMVMETIEKVVANLGASDIDARLEELLIDGILYAFQEQTSDDANVMLNGFGAVVNALGQKVKPYLPQICGTIKWRLNNKSAKVRQQAADLISRIAIIMKQCKEEQLMGHLGVVLYEYLGEEYPEVLGSILGALKAIVNVIGMTKMTPPIKDLLPRLTPILKNRHEKVQENCIDLVGRIADRGAEFVPAREWMRICFELLEMLKAHKKGIRRATVNTFGYIAKAIGPQDVLATLLNNLKVQERQNRVCTTVAIAIVAETCSPFTVLPALMNEYRVPELNVQNGVLKSLSFLFEYIGEMGKDYIYAVTPLLEDALMDRDLVHRQTAASAVKHMALGVAGLGCEDALVHLLNYVWPNVFETSPHVINAVMEAIEGMRVALGAAVILNYCLQGLFHPARKVREVYWKIYNSLYIGSQDALVAGYPTLEDDGNNLYSRPELAMFV
- the LOC122051766 gene encoding uncharacterized protein LOC122051766, with amino-acid sequence MKTKRKDLDEACDEFMEFSLSSPARKIRRLDPDEFSPIVEEVETASATEFDDSVSSVSGDDFLPSSESLHKEDSPPYPSNDERAIVLYKHVESPIFLSPGSSNLSVRVTSDLIHALKNQVFKPGNQRFQAKDEAEAANSSSLALVPWAPSQAAMATEEAEATSMEVEEEVRQVTGYGAGGEGLQQLPQHCMITQVLPNTSNPIMWSW